From Quercus lobata isolate SW786 chromosome 1, ValleyOak3.0 Primary Assembly, whole genome shotgun sequence, one genomic window encodes:
- the LOC115953777 gene encoding uncharacterized protein LOC115953777 codes for MGFFRSQSSRSGDYLEGMLSDYVGGKTKLKAQKSTSARLVTALTCLQFAFAVYATFLLYYMSPTIDLRTKPDFTWATRIAQQWKQFIITPHVLRHYQEPSSLIGSEIQPITPSLVCEHEKIDFMQKKSNDAQMIKFKTELYNEVLDFQSKNFGTETLAQLLAMKSKWDLRGPNKPKVTVILNHFKRKTLCAQLDSLLEQTLPFHHVWVLSFGSPNELSLKRIVDSYNDSRISFISSSYDFKYYGRFQMALQTEADLVYILDDDMIPGRKMLQILSHVAGTDKYKNAVLGSIGRILPFRQKDFTFPSYRKFRSKEAGLYLPDPAYDITIDKIVQVDFLSSSWFLSAELVKTLFIETPFTFATGEDLHLSYQLQKYRNAGSFVLPVDPKDKETWGDSEHRLAYVSETTVIFKDIVQVRDDQWWKALSTGYITQWAAMHPQKIDALFYAHSVDEVKVLAPLLEKFRSTVGKKAYIAVSGGDFCPCEDATTALKWPKLVCKERRFKIFDLAIGSLSGISNSEVPVVQALYSSMKGLIKIHNPSVVITVADIDPHVRKALKMATETNSNGTTLVLLPRPSISKVLWMADLRSTALPNWNKMRVSVNIITQNRVRSLTRLLKSLSNAYYLGDEIPISFNMDSKVDEATIKLVNSFEWPHGPKTLRRRIIQGGLIRAVSESWYPSSDDDFGLLLEDDIEVSPYYYLWIKYALLAYHYDPQVSLPELTSLSLYTPRLVEVVKERPKWNPTEFFKHVHPNTPYLHQLPCSWGAVFFPKLWREFYVYMNMRFTEDAKSNPVQIPKSRTNGWQASWKKFLIDMMYLRGYVSLYPNFPKQSSFSTNHMEPGAHIRAKDNVVKHDKTDFEVPLLKDDFRTLLPGGKLPPASRLPSLNLFNQPVSLKGLKAAGAKLGQDVLRCNNVSEIVAVDHITGLPMRCAKF; via the exons ATGGGTTTCTTTCGAAGTCAGTCGTCGAGAAGTGGGGATTACTTGGAAGGAATGCTTAGTGATTACGTTGGTGGAAAGACCAAGTTGAAAGCTCAAAAGAGCACATCAGCTCGACTTGTCACAGCGCTTACTTGCCTCCAATTTGCCTTTGCAGTGTATGCAACATTCCTATTGTATTACATGAGTCCTACAATAGATTTGCGGACCAAACCAGACTTTACGTGGGCTACACGAATCGCTCAACAATGGAAGCAATTCATAATCACACCCCATGTTCTTAGGCACTACCAGGAACCCTCTTCTCTCATTGGATCCGAAATCCAGCCAATTACTCCATCTTTAGTATGTGAGCATGAGAAAATAGATTTCATGCAGAAGAAGTCTAATGACGCCCAGATGATCAAGTTTAAAACAGAGCTTTACAATGAGGTATTGGACTTCCAAAGCAAAAACTTTGGTACTGAAACTCTGGCTCAGCTATTGGCAATGAAGTCCAAGTGGGACTTGCGAGGTCCAAACAAGCCAAAAGTCACAGTGATATTAAACCATTTCAAAAGGAAAACTCTCTGTGCCCAGCTTGATTCATTGCTTGAACAGACCCTTCCTTTCCACCACGTTTGGGTACTTTCATTTGGGAGCCCAAATGAGCTCTCTTTGAAAAGAATTGTAGATAGCTATAATGATTCAAGAATAAGCTTCATAAGTTCAAGCTATGATTTCAAGTACTATGGGAGGTTCCAAATGGCTTTACAAACGGAAGCAGATCTTGTATATATCCTTGATGATGACATGATTCCTGGTAGGAAAATGTTACAGATTTTGTCACATGTAGCTGGGACTGACAAGTATAAGAATGCGGTTTTGGGCAGTATAGGACGGATTTTGCCATTTAGGCAGAAGGATTTTACGTTTCCAAGCTATCGAAAATTTAGGTCTAAGGAGGCAGGACTTTATTTGCCTGACCCTGCTTATGATATCACAATTGATAAAATTGTGCAGGTGGATTTTCTTTCCAGCTCTTGGTTCTTGTCTGCAGAGCTTGTCAAGACACTTTTCATCGAGACACCCTTCACCTTTGCAACTGGCGAAGATCTGCACCTTAG TTATCAACTTCAGAAGTACAGAAACGCTGGTTCGTTTGTTCTTCCAGTTGACCCAAAGGACAAGGAAACATGGGGTGATAGTGAACATAGACTTGCCTATGTGTCTGAAACCACTGTAATCTTCAAAGACATTGTTCAAGTTCGGGATGATCAATGGTGGAAAGCACTCTCTACTGGTTATATCACTCAATGGGCTGCAATGCATCCTCAAAAAATCGATGCACTTTTCTATGCCCACTCAGTTGATGAGGTTAAAGTGCTCGCGCCCCTTCTTGAAAAGTTCAGGTCCACTGTTGGCAAAAAGGCCTACATTGCTGTCTCTGGAGGCGATTTCTGCCCTTGTGAGGATGCTACAACTGCTCTCAAGTGGCCTAAGTTAGTATGCAAAGAGAGAAGGTTTAAGATATTTGATCTGGCAATAGGATCTCTATCAGGAATATCGAATTCGGAGGTGCCAGTGGTACAAGCATTGTACTCCAGCATGAAAGGTTTGATCAAAATTCACAATCCCAGCGTGGTGATCACAGTGGCTGACATTGATCCTCATGTGAGGAAGGCTTTAAAGATGGCAACAGAAACAAATTCCAATGGCACAACACTGGTTCTTTTACCAAGACCCTCCATATCAAAGGTTCTTTGGATGGCTGATCTACGATCAACTGCATTGCCAA ATTGGAACAAGATGCGGGTTTCTGTTAACATTATCACCCAAAACCGTGTTCGTTCATTAACAAGGCTTCTCAAATCTCTCAGCAATGCCTACTATCTTGGGGATGAGATCCCTATCAGCTTCAACATGGACAGTAAAGTGGATGAGGCAACAATTAAACTTGTAAACTCATTCGAGTGGCCTCATGGCCCCAAAACCCTCAGAAGAAGAATCATTCAAGGAGGACTCATTCGAGCAGTCAGTGAGAGTTGGTACCCATCATCAGATGATGATTTTGGCCTCCTACTTGAAGACGATATCGAAGTCTCCCCTTACTACTATCTATGGATCAAATATGCCCTCTTAGCATACCACTATGACCCTCAAGTGTCTCTTCCAGAGCTCACCTCTCTCTCCCTTTACACGCCTAGGCTTGTTGAGGTAGTGAAAGAAAGGCCTAAATGGAATCCAACAGAGTTTTTCAAGCACGTACATCCAAACACACCTTATCTCCACCAGTTACCTTGTAGTTGGGGTGCAGTTTTCTTTCCCAAGCTTTGGAGAGAGTTCTATGTGTACATGAACATGAGGTTCACTGAGGATGCAAAGTCAAACCCAGTTCAAATTCCAAAGTCTAGAACAAATGGGTGGCAAGCTTCATGGAAAAAGTTTCTCATTGACATGATGTACCTTAGAGGCTATGTAAGCCTTTATCCAAACTTTCCAAAGCAATCAAGCTTCTCAACTAACCATATGGAACCAGGGGCTCATATTAGAGCAAAAGACAACGTTGTTAAGCATGACAAGACAGACTTTGAGGTTCCATTGTTAAAGGACGATTTTCGGACATTGTTACCAGGTGGCAAATTGCCTCCAGCTTCAAGGTTGCCATCATTGAACCTCTTCAACCAGCCAGTTTCTCTAAAGGGACTCAAGGCAGCTGGGGCCAAGTTGGGCCAAGATGTACTTAGATGTAACAATGTCTCAGAGATAGTAGCTGTTGATCACATAACAGGTCTGCCAATGCGCTGTGcaaaattctga